The Hemicordylus capensis ecotype Gifberg chromosome 6, rHemCap1.1.pri, whole genome shotgun sequence genome window below encodes:
- the LOC128329716 gene encoding G-protein coupled receptor 4-like, protein MGNTTMCSECSSMPFNVTKYFKIPIYSIVVAAGLPLNCLALWALVHQIKRSVVLSVYIMNLLLANVLQILTLPFWMYYSYHNHHWGLGGVMCVVVGLAFRTNFYAKNNFLCLIAMERYIGIVHPLKFHKLQTTQGAIRMCIFTWLLVGTLCAIGIGLQVEGSKAECCLDAFPLNYVFFKVATISFSFFIPLVLMGFFYFSILFELRKVASLERRVRRQIYGFVSLILASFFLLFIPFHVTSCYKYSFDILKKNVVDCSFEENMFIYSHVTVCLTTLGNILDPLLYILILKDIRIELISLLSFRARKTEILFTMEQQDLPPHTTTGQMQDQTGTQEGIH, encoded by the coding sequence ATGGGGAACACCACTATGTGCTCTGAATGCTCCTCTATGCCCTTTAACGTCACAAAATACtttaaaatccctatatattcCATAGTGGTGGCAGCTGGGCTGCCTCTGAACTGCTTGGCGCTTTGGGCCTTGGTACACCAGATCAAGAGATCAGTTGTCCTCTCGGTTTACATAATGAACCTGCTATTGGCCAACGTCTTGCAGATTTTGACCCTACCTTTCTGGATGTACTACAGCTACCACAATCACCACTGGGGCCTGGGAGGTGTGATGTGTGTGGTCGTTGGCCTAGCTTTCCGTACAAACTTCTATGCCAAGAACAACTTCCTGTGTCTCATTGCCATGGAGCGTTATATAGGCATTGTTCATCCTCTGAAGTTCCACAAACTGCAGACAACTCAAGGGGCCATCAGGATGTGCATCTTTACATGGCTTTTGGTGGGTACTCTGTGTGCCATTGGAATTGGGTTGCAGGTGGAGGGTTCAAAAGCAGAATGTTGTCTGGATGCATTTCCATTGAACTACGTATTCTTCAAGGTAGCCACCATCAGCTTCTCTTTCTTTATACCCCTCGTTCTCATGGGGTTCTTCTACTTCAGTATCTTGTTTGAGCTCCGGAAAGTGGCATCTCTGGAAAGAAGAGTACGGAGGCAAATTTATGGTTTCGTCTCTCTCATCCTCGCCTCGTTCTTCCTGCTCTTCATCCCTTTCCATGTGACTTCCTGTTACAAATACTCCTTTGACATATTGAAGAAAAATGTTGTTGACTGTTCTTTTGAGGAAAACATGTTCATTTACTCCCATGTCACAGTGTGCTTAACCACCCTGGGCAACATCTTAGATCCACTTCTTTATATCCTGATCCTCAAAGATATTCGGATAGAGCTCATAAGTCTCCTCAGCTTCAGGGCTCGCAAGACAGAAATCTTATTCACAATGGAACAGCAAGATCTTCCTCCGCATACTACCACTGGACAAATGCAAGATCAGACTGGGACACAAGAAGGGATTCATTGA